The following proteins are co-located in the Pyrococcus abyssi GE5 genome:
- a CDS encoding phosphoenolpyruvate carboxykinase (GTP) — MEKLKRFLPEDQYEKLAAINNPYLHEFLAEWIEWLKPSKVFVCTDSPEDEEYVRWKALYYGEEKMLEMPRHTVHYDNYYDQARDKANTKLLVPKGVTLPFLNTMDREEGLKEIREIMKGIMKGKELFICFFVLGPRNSIFTIPAVQLTDSAYVAHSEFLLYRKGYEEFKRLGPTKNFLKFVHSAGELDERKTSKNLDKRRIYIDLVDETVYSANTQYGGNTIGLKKLAFRLTIQRAVREGWLSEHMFLMRVNGPNGRKTYFTGAYPSMCGKTSTAMIPWENIVGDDLVFIKNVDGTARAVNVEIGVFGIIEGINEKDDPIIWQVLHSPVEIIFSNVLVKDGKPYWNGMGIEIPDEGENHSGKWWRGKRDKEGNEIPPSHKNARFTVRLEAFPNLDKEALENPCGVEVGGMIFGGRDPDTWPPVREAFDWEHGVITMGASLESETTAATLGKEGVRAFNPMSILDFLSVHLGDYIRNYLEFGRKLKKKPKIFAVNYFLRENGKWLNEKLDKAVWLKWMELRVHGDVEAIETPIGYIPKYEDLRELFKQVLNKEYKKEDYEKQFKIRVPELLAKIDRIWNIYEPIGNIPEELFKQLEEERERLLKAREKYGDYISPFSLL; from the coding sequence ATGGAGAAGCTCAAGAGATTTTTGCCCGAGGATCAATACGAGAAGCTCGCTGCAATAAACAATCCATATCTACATGAGTTCTTGGCTGAGTGGATTGAGTGGCTAAAGCCTAGCAAAGTTTTCGTTTGCACGGATTCTCCTGAAGATGAAGAATACGTTAGGTGGAAGGCCCTCTATTATGGAGAAGAAAAGATGCTCGAGATGCCGAGGCACACCGTTCACTACGACAATTACTACGATCAAGCCAGGGACAAAGCTAACACGAAGCTTCTGGTTCCCAAGGGAGTTACGTTGCCTTTCCTAAATACAATGGATAGGGAAGAGGGGCTTAAAGAAATAAGGGAAATCATGAAGGGGATAATGAAAGGTAAAGAGCTTTTTATATGCTTCTTTGTCCTAGGCCCAAGGAATTCCATATTTACCATTCCAGCAGTTCAGCTCACAGATTCGGCCTACGTTGCGCACTCTGAATTCCTGCTTTATAGAAAAGGGTACGAGGAGTTCAAGAGGTTAGGGCCTACTAAAAACTTCTTGAAGTTCGTCCACTCGGCTGGAGAGCTTGATGAGAGGAAGACAAGCAAGAACCTCGATAAGAGAAGGATATACATAGACTTGGTGGATGAAACGGTCTACTCAGCGAACACTCAGTACGGCGGGAATACGATTGGTTTGAAGAAGCTTGCCTTTAGGTTGACCATACAAAGGGCCGTAAGGGAGGGATGGCTTAGCGAGCACATGTTCCTCATGCGCGTTAACGGTCCAAATGGCAGGAAAACGTACTTTACTGGGGCCTATCCGAGCATGTGCGGTAAAACCTCCACCGCAATGATACCCTGGGAGAACATAGTTGGGGACGACCTAGTTTTCATAAAGAACGTTGACGGGACAGCGAGGGCAGTAAACGTTGAGATTGGGGTCTTTGGAATTATAGAGGGGATAAATGAGAAGGACGATCCTATAATCTGGCAGGTTCTTCACTCGCCTGTGGAGATAATATTCTCAAACGTCCTCGTTAAGGATGGGAAGCCCTACTGGAATGGAATGGGAATAGAGATTCCAGACGAAGGAGAGAACCACAGTGGAAAGTGGTGGAGGGGGAAGAGGGACAAAGAAGGGAACGAAATACCGCCGAGCCACAAGAATGCTCGCTTTACCGTTAGACTCGAGGCATTTCCGAACTTAGATAAAGAAGCCCTTGAGAATCCATGTGGAGTTGAAGTCGGTGGGATGATCTTCGGTGGCAGGGATCCGGATACGTGGCCACCCGTTAGGGAAGCTTTTGACTGGGAGCATGGAGTAATAACCATGGGAGCTTCTCTAGAGAGCGAAACAACTGCCGCAACCCTAGGTAAGGAAGGAGTTAGAGCATTCAATCCCATGTCAATCCTAGACTTCCTGAGTGTCCACCTTGGAGACTACATAAGGAACTACCTTGAGTTCGGAAGGAAACTGAAGAAAAAGCCAAAGATATTCGCCGTGAATTACTTCCTGAGAGAGAATGGTAAGTGGCTCAATGAGAAGCTCGACAAAGCTGTTTGGCTTAAGTGGATGGAACTCAGGGTTCACGGAGATGTTGAAGCAATAGAAACGCCGATAGGGTACATTCCTAAGTACGAGGACTTAAGGGAGCTATTCAAACAAGTTTTAAACAAGGAGTACAAGAAGGAAGACTACGAAAAGCAGTTCAAGATAAGGGTTCCAGAGTTGTTGGCGAAGATAGACAGGATATGGAATATCTATGAGCCTATCGGTAACATTCCAGAGGAGCTCTTCAAACAGCTCGAAGAGGAAAGGGAAAGATTGCTAAAAGCTAGAGAGAAATATGGAGATTATATAAGTCCTTTCTCTCTTCTTTAA
- a CDS encoding metal-sulfur cluster assembly factor: MVTKSDVEKVIEEVTGKKANEIIENLELENGTVKLIFKEKIDDATLLKVYNKIKEIKGIKQVEIGFKREVKEEENVNLTEDMILEKLKEVIDPEIGIDVVNLGLIYELKVNPDNTVYIKMTMTTPGCPLTLWILRAVEEKVLEIPGVKDVEVELTFDPPWTPDRMSEEAKRRLGMI, encoded by the coding sequence ATGGTAACCAAGTCCGATGTTGAGAAGGTAATAGAGGAAGTAACCGGGAAGAAAGCTAACGAAATCATTGAAAACCTTGAGCTTGAAAATGGAACCGTAAAGCTAATCTTTAAAGAGAAAATTGACGATGCGACCTTATTAAAGGTGTATAATAAAATTAAAGAAATTAAAGGGATAAAACAAGTAGAGATAGGGTTTAAGAGAGAAGTTAAGGAAGAAGAGAACGTTAATTTAACTGAAGACATGATTTTAGAGAAGTTAAAAGAAGTAATCGATCCGGAGATAGGGATCGACGTGGTTAACCTTGGCCTTATCTATGAGTTAAAGGTTAACCCAGATAATACCGTCTACATAAAGATGACGATGACGACCCCAGGATGCCCATTAACGCTCTGGATCCTTAGGGCGGTTGAGGAGAAAGTGTTGGAGATCCCTGGGGTTAAAGATGTAGAAGTTGAATTAACTTTTGACCCACCATGGACCCCAGATAGAATGAGCGAAGAAGCAAAGAGAAGGCTTGGAATGATTTAA